The DNA region GTTGGGCATCCCGTGCATCCGAGCTCGGCTGAAGGATTGGTTTCGAAGAGATCATGACGGACGCGGGCGGATTCGATCTCGACGGCGCGGCGAAATCTGCTCACGAGCGGGACGTGCTGCTTCGCCAGATCGCCGACGCGCTGAACATCCCGGTCACGATCTTCCGGAGGCCGTCGGGGTCCTCGGCGACCCGCGGCCCGAGCGCCGCGGAGTGCGCCGCCCTGCTGACCGCCTTCTCGCGCATCGGTGACCCGGATCTCCGAAAGGAATGCCTCGCGCTGGCGGAGCGCTTCAGCCGCACGTGAGCGGCGGGCGTCCTCGCGGTGCGGTGGCACACACGGGCTCGGTCAGCGCCGGTCAGTCCGCGTGCTATAGGGGCGCCCGCCGCCGGAGGCGTCCCGCCCGGTCGGCCCCCCGCGTGTCCGGTGCCGGGATCATGGCTGCCGGCCCCGTGCATGCCCCCGCTCGCGCCAGGCCCTGATGCCGATCATCTCCATCTCGAAGCTGTCGAAGACCTACACGTCCGGCTTAACCGCCCTGCGCGACATCGACCTGTCCATCGAGCGCGGGGAGATCTTCGCGCTGCTCGGTCCGAACGGGGCGGGCAAGTCGACGCTCATCAACATCGTCTGCGGCATCGTCACCGCGAGCTCGGGGACCGTCCTGGTCGACGGCCACGATATCGCGGCGGATTACCGCGCCGCGCGCCGGGCGATCGGGCTCGTGCCGCAGGAACTCACCACCGACGCCTTCGAGACGGTGCTGAACACCGTGAGCTTCTCCCGCGGCCTGTTCGGGCTGCGGCCGGATCCCGGGCATATCGAGCGGATCCTCCGGGCGCTGTCCCTCTGGGACAAGCGCGACAGCCGGCTGATGACCCTGTCGGGCGGCATGAAGCGGCGGGTGCTCATCGCCAAGGCGCTGTCGCACGAGCCCCGGGTGCTGTTCCTGGACGAGCCCACGGCGGGCGTCGACGT from Methylobacterium sp. NMS14P includes:
- a CDS encoding ABC transporter ATP-binding protein encodes the protein MMPIISISKLSKTYTSGLTALRDIDLSIERGEIFALLGPNGAGKSTLINIVCGIVTASSGTVLVDGHDIAADYRAARRAIGLVPQELTTDAFETVLNTVSFSRGLFGLRPDPGHIERILRALSLWDKRDSRLMTLSGGMKRRVLIAKALSHEPRVLFLDEPTAGVDVELRQDMWRLVRDLRQQGVTVILTTHYIEEAEEMADRIGVIRRGAIILVEEKAALMRKLGRKQLTLHLQQPIAAVPPELADYGLALAGEGTELVYTYDTRAERTGITGLLTGLAAAGIRFKDLHTEQSSLEDIFVGLVREERAQA